The window CAAAAAGTAGGTTATGTTGAATGGAGACTTAATTTAATTGACTTGGGATTGCAGTCATTTTTGTTTTCGTTTGTTTTATTAAGGAATAGAAGGagtgaataattatataatggACATACATATGAACAAACATATATTTGCAGGACACATTTGTATTCAAACCCAACATCACACAATGATAATCTTACACTAACACAGAAAAAATGCACATCAACatgaaactaaatatttaaaaaagtaCTAAATGAAAATGagatttgtttatatatttataatttattcacCTTTTATTACCACTTTAAATCCTGCATTTGTTTTTTCCTAATATTAAAATCGTTCTATTAAATGTAGGAGATTATAAAATAGTGTGTTTTACTTTTACAGATCTTCTCAGATCCAGTTTCTGTTTCAAATGAAAAGCCCACAAGTTAATGTAATAAAGAATCAACATTAAATGAGACTGAACAAAGCCCATATAAATAAACCCAAATTGAAAATGTAGTCGGCTCTCTTGGCTGAAGTCTTAGGGATCCGATCTGCTCTTCAACACGCCATTCATCTTGGCTACTCCCAAATCTGGCTTCGATCAGATTCTCTTATGCTCGTTCGAGCCATAACTTCGATCATCAAACCAAAGATCCTCCATGGAGTTATATCGGATATCTGAGCTTTGTTATCTCTGTTTAATTTATGCGTTTTTTCCTTTACCTCAAGAGAGCTTAATGAACCAGCGGATCTATTGACAAAAGCTACTCTTTGTAATATGAATTTCTCTTGGGCCTAGCCCAatctttaatttataaatgaATGAAAGatggttgctcaaaaaaaaaaacccaaattgATGTAGTCATTTGAATTTTGAACTATGTCAGCATGTCACCAGTGTGATTGGAGTGAATAACTCAAAAGAGTATAGCTAGAACCATCGTCACATGCGGCCGATCGAGAAAGAGGTCCCAATACCGTCTCATGTTCAACACATTCTGCACTTTTGTTCTTCTCTTGTAGATTGATAATTTCATGTTACAACTCAAAACTCATCAGCTAAAAAAGCCATCGTCCACAACTCGAATCTACAGCCAAACGGTTAAAGCCTCATATATTCCAACATATCATTCTAATTTCACAGTTTCTACACTTTCAATGTACATGAAGTCATGAGCTTTGTAAGGAACAATTGTTTTTTTGGCCAAACGGTTAAGTTCTTTGAGGTTTTTTCTTAAGTTCGGCTCGAGGTCCTTTACAAGTTAGGGTAcatatatcttttaaaattgGAGAGGTTAAATAAGAAACTTTCACAACTTAGAGGTGTTATATGAAAACTACACTTTTCCATACATCGTGCTTTCGAATAACATCCCTTGTGAGGAGACCCACGAAGCGTTTGATTGGATAGACTAACAAATTGATTTTCAGAAACTACAAATCAATTTGATTCTTGCCCCACCAAAAAGTTTGATGTATTTACGTGTGTACGAACACGGGATTCAGATTTTTGGTGTGATAAATACTACTATAGAGTAACTTTCTAGAACACATTTTCAATAATAATACGTACTTCACAATAGAAAACCAAGAATCTTATAAACTTAGTTTAAATGAAACAATTAAGCAAAGATTCTAAAAAAGGATAATATAGAATGCTCACAAGTTCTTTTTGGAGAGAATTTTACATATTTGATATTTCCTCTTTAATTCCTAACAAAATCTGTATAGCTAAAAAATGATTAGAGAGTACAATGTGGGTTAGGAAAAAGATTGAGATAAAGCAAGTCTTTTCATATAGTACAGTTTCTTTGTCTTCTTGCATGAATCAGACTCTATCAATAATTTTGGCAGGTCTTAGTAGAAATAGTACCAAAGGCTACCACTCCTCTATGATCTAAaccttttaattattttatttattatatatttaattcatagttATGGCACCCCAAAAAAGTACGAAATTATTACAGTTTTGGATCTTTATGAATCCTCTGCCTATTGTGGAGGCTTTTGATTCCCTTGAAGCAATCAATGCCTACATGTCTCTCATTTGCCAGCAAAGAGAGATTGTTTAATGTTGTTTATGGTTCACATTTTTATACATCTCACATTTTCACTGAATCTTCCTCTGCTTTTCTCAGGTAATTTACtactgtctctctctctctctctctctctctctctatctctatttgttctttcttttggttttaagATAAAATGTTGGAGTATTCTCATTGATTCAGGAGGAAGAATACCACTTAGTTGCAGCTAGAAGAAGAAATTCAGTAGGGTTTTCTTGAGTGACAATGGAAGGGGGAGAAGAGTTTCAAGAAGAAGATGTGTGGTCAGTTTTGAGAGAAAAGGAAACTCAAGGTCCTCAAATGAGAATTTCCAAAAGTAGCAATCTCTTCTCAGCCgcttcttcatcttctgcaAGGTACATTCCTAAGGGCAAGGAGGTCTCGGGGGAAAAACAGTCATCTGCTCCAATGAATGTTCCTGACTGGTCCAAGATTTATGGGAATACGAAGAAGAGCACAAGAAGCAACCATTTGCATTCGTGGGCcactcatgatgaagatgatgatgaagactCAATGGTTCCTCCACATGAACTGGTGGCAAAAAGACTTGCAAGAACGCAGATCTCATCTTTCTCCATGTGTGAAGGAATTGGAAGAACACTCAAAGGAAGAGATCTCAGCAAAACAAGAAATGCTGTCTTAACCAAGACAGGCTTCTTGGAATCGAACGTCACATCCACATCATCGCCACCATAGTTATGTCATGGTATGGAGAGCATGATCAATATCTCGTAACTCTCTTTACCCCCACCATACCATCTCATTATCATGAATTTAAACCTAAACTTTATGGTATCCACatgatttatttaaaaatgcaaTGTTATTGTCGTTATCATCATGTAGGGAATCATGACTATACCAATATGGTTGAGttctctttcttgttttttgttGTTAGGTTTTTAGAGTTTTTAGATAAGTATGATGACGATGAGGATGACTTGTCAAGCCCATGCATGGGACCCATATCATTTTTTCTTATGTTGTCTTGAGTTTGTATTAATAAGCTTAAGATTTTAATTTTCGGAAAATGGCATATCCTTTGGAACCTTTGATAATGAATTTTGAGAACCCCTCGATCTACTCGCCATTTGCTGTGCTCGATCAAGGAGAAAATGTTGGTGATGATACTATCATTTTTGGTCCGACATAAGATTAAGGGCTCGTGCCATATTGCTCATTAGCTTTCCCTTTTCATTGCTGTATAAGTCCTATCAAGTAGAGATGGTGTTGCTAGGTGATGGGTATCTTTTACCCATTTCAGGTTTTAGTTTTGGATATTTAGTTTGAAATTCTCTCACAGCTGAaaatcattttgttttgtttgaaatctgtttatttttctaaatatgttttaaaatatttgaaatttgtttAATTTCTCTTACAAATCACTTTCAGAATGTTTTTACTTTAATAAGGCACTAATATTTATTGGGTTCCCAATATTTATTTcaaactaatatattattaactGCACTATGGTTGGGCATTGGTTTAGTTTGTTCATTCTATTAACAAAACACTAGAGCTTGACTCGTGTGACCGCACTGTTGTTTATGTAACGATTTATGTATATCATaatcatatatcatatattttgttaatgtattgtgttatatatatatttattaaatgtgtgTTGGAGCAGTTATGTAACTATACAAAAAGATTGGATgtgaatacatatatatatatatatatatattatatatatatatatatatactatgttggatcaaatttatattgatatttctttcatatttaattgtataattaaaatgtattattaGTATATTATGCGTTTGGGTCAAACTAAAAATGAGTTACAACTATTCTAAAACCCCAATTGGACGGGATATAAATTGACCCGTCTATTTAGCTAAAACCATgagaataaaattaattttatattcaaaatatgaaaCTGGTAATGCTGgaatattcattttttattaaaaaaaattaatgataatattccAAAAAGTTTATAATAAGGAAGTTTAAAACATAAGTGAATCACAGCTAATATATATgcataatattttattggtaaGTTATAGTAATAAGcattaattttgtttatatatggtAATGTATACATATTATAAGACCAAAAGCGTGGAAGCTAGCtactaaattatttttcatagtTTAGGTTGTTTCAATAGTTTGTTAATATTTGTTTCAATAGTTTGTTAATATAGATGgattttaaagttgatttaatTACATTTAACTCAAATTTATTTGAGGAAAACACATTAATCtaactgaaaaagaaaaacattaaaatagaaaattcaatTTAATTCTCAATGGCATGAAagtgtaattaaatttaaaatctaaGGGGTATTTTTGATgagtacttctcttttaataatatagatacgAGGTTATAAACATAATTAGTTTTTTCAATCTTCAACAAATTTTTCTTTACTTCAAGTAAAATTCAGTTTAGTTTCTGTACTTCGATCCTATCTACATTCTCACTTAGAGTCAGCTTTGCTAGCAAGTAGCAGCAACtatttttacccaaaaaaaagtaGCAGCAACCAGCAACCCCGTTACGTGAAGGCCATTGTTTCATTGATATATACCCAAAACCAACATTCTTTATAcatgatttatttattctataatTGACTCTTCCGaaagttaaaattttgtttctgtGATGACAATTGTGCCATTAGCTTAACACTATGAAATATATGAGAAGCTATACAACTAACCGAATAATAAGGCCCACTTGAGCCCAAAAGGCTCGAAATAATTCCACGGTGCTGATGTAAGACAGGTGTAAGAGATTGCTTGTCGTCCAATCAACTATCAAAATACTAAGAGCCAAGTGGTTAACGATTCCACAAACAGTGGAAGTAACGGTTCCGTGTAGGCAACCCTTTTAGAAAGCCCTAAAtcaattatttactttttggtttagttttaatACTCTTTAGCCTCTTTTGATATTGACTTCTTATCCTTATCAAATCGTTTTTTCTCCAGCAGAACCCTAAGTTTCGACGAATCGCATACAGTTTCTTCTTCGGGTATGTTTCTAGGGTTGTTCTCTGTTTATTAATTTCTTGATCTCGCATAAGGTCGAGTTTAATCATAGATCGTGTTTTATAAATCTCGAGATTATGATCTTTGCGTGTTTGAAATTTCCAGAGTCAGATCGAATGGCCATGGCTAAGAGTTCCTTCAAGCTTTCTCATCCTCTCGGTTAGTTCCTCAGATCCTCTCGTTTTTGTTTCTTAAGTTCTTTTATTACCGAACATAAGTTTCTGAGTTTTTAAGTTACAGAACATAAGCTTCAGGTCGTTTAGTTTTGTCGGTAAATTTTACAGAACCTTGTTTTGGTTCAACTTTTGCATATGATTTTTATTCCTCTCTCTCTGTTTGTGTTCTTTCTTGCTTCCTAGTAATACTAATTAAGACTAAACCAAAGCCTAGTTATTCTCTAAACGCCAGATTTATTCTAATGTGGTTTGATTTTTTGCTTTGTTATTTTGTTAAATCAGAAGCAAGGATGGGTGAAGCTACTCGAATCAGAGAGAAGTACCCTGACAGAGTCCCTGTACGCTCTCACTTGATTAACTTAAACATAATATTCTTTTACTAATTTTGGTTAAGCATTGTTCTAATCTTAGAAACTTATATTGTATAGGTGATTGTTGAAAAGGCTGGACAAAGTGATGTTCCTGATATTGACAAGAAGAAGTAAGTTATTTGCTTagttcatcttctctctaatcCTGAAGATTATGTATGCTTAATAATCAACACACAAATATTGTTTGCTTAGGTATCTCGTCCCAGCAGACCTAACCGTTGGTCAATTTGTTTACGTGGTTCGCAAAAGAATCAAGCTTGGTGCTGAGAAAgcaatctttgtctttgtcaaaaacacattgcctccaactggTAAGTGGACTCTTTCAAGACTTAATAACATTCATGATCAaagtaatttttaaaagtctcATGTCTCTTGTTTATTAATTACCAGCTGCATTGATGTCTGCAATCTATGAAGAGCACAAAGATGAAGATGGGTTCCTCTACATGACTTACAGTGGAGAGAACACTTTTGGATCTCTTATTGCTCATTGAATTAAACTTTGATCTTTTCATGACTTTGATGATGTATATACATAAACTAGGAAGATAAGATGTACATTCCTCTTCCTACTTCTCTGGCTTTTGCTTTGCTTTTCATGTTTtggatttataatatttagaaactctttttttttttaaaacattcttTTGTACTCCAATATTAAAAGTCATGTTGGAAAACTTGTTTACATAATCATATAAGCAAACATAGTACAAAATGAAAAGTTTGGTAAACAAAATATAAGCACAAAAGCAAACATTTTAACCACAACTATACATTCAGTAGACGATCTCATGATCTTCATCTGTTCTAGCATTCTGGAACAAGACTGAATGGTTCTTTAACTCATCTCTTTCACATCGAAAAGTCGACGGATTTTTAGCAGTTTTTACCTAACAAGATTCAAGAAAGATGTCAAAGAATCAACATCCCTCTTCTCAGATGGATACTTGATAGGTCTTGAAGAGTTCTTCGGGAACACAAGTATCGTCGGAAAGCTCCCTAGCTGCAACTCACTCTTAGCAAACTCCTTCTGGTCACCATCAGCTCTAAACTTAGCCACCTTCACGCCATCTCCTCCCCTCAACTTATCCGCCAACTCATCAAACGAAGCCTCCATCGCTTGGCAAAACGGGCACCAAGGCGCGTAAAGCACAACGATCCACGCCTCCTTCCTGTTCTCAAGCTTCATCAGATTCTCAATCCCTTGCCTGCTCAAGCTCACAACGTTCTCGCTTTTGAAAATATCATCGACCGTTGACGTTGTCCCATTGCCATTAACCGCTGCGTTGTTTCCGTTGCTACTCTCTTTGATGTTCCCTTTGTGAAGCCCACACTCTTTCGCCTTAGCGTCTTCCCACCACCACCTCCCTTCTCTCTCGTGCTGACCTGGCAAAACCGCTCTCGTGCACGGCTCGCACCCTATGGAAACATACCCCGCAGCGTGCAGCGTGTTGACGGGAACATCCATAGTCCTCAAAAAGCTCCAAACATCGTTCCCTTCAACGTTCGCAACGGGGTTCCACTTCACCAAGCTACCAGCTCCACCGTCTAGTCCTTCGAAAACTGGATCAACCTGAACCACAGGGATCTCTGATCTTGTCCCTGGTGATTGATCTTTTCTTTGTCCCGTGATCCAAGCGCGTAAACCTTTTAAAGCACGTCTCAACGGTCTCACTTTTCGGATACGGCAACACTCTTGGTGACCGTCTTCGTAGAAAGAGAACAGACCTTTGCTTCTAACCAAAGCTTGGACCTCAACAGCGTCAGGAAACATGTACTCGATTCGAATACCGTAGTGTTTCTCCACGGTGTCGAAGAGTCTGTATGTTTCTGGATTCAATCTCCCTGTGTCTAAGCTGAATACCCTGTAAGGTCTTCCTGTTAAATGAGCATACTCAATGAGAGCAACGTCTTCAGCTCCactgataacaaaaaaaacaacaaataaattagcaaaaaacgttattaactgaaaaaagttttaatattataatgatttattaCCTAAACGCAATTGCAATGTCGTTTCCGAAATTTTCGAGAGCCTTGTCCATGATTTCAAGAGGAGAAGCAGTCTCTAGCTTCTTTGCTAGCTCCTCAAAGTCTTCCACTTCGATCACATCTACTTTCTCTCTAATCTCTGTTTTTGTAGAAAAAGGAGGACAAGATcattagcatatatatatatactaaaccaaCAAAAACTAAACCAAGATCCGATTTAAAATAACTTACCAGAAGCAACCATGGATGCTGCTTGAGGAGGAACCATGGATTCCTTTGTGATTGACTGTACGTTCAGAGCTTTCACCGAGGATCGTTTCCCGGATAGACTCAGAGACGCAGATGAGACATTAATTCGATCCGATAACCTCAACGAACCGATTTGTGGAGCTTTCAGGTCTGAAGAAGGGAAGCTAGAGGTTGAgatcgaagaagaagatgaagaaacgtTGATTGCT of the Brassica rapa cultivar Chiifu-401-42 chromosome A03, CAAS_Brap_v3.01, whole genome shotgun sequence genome contains:
- the LOC103861270 gene encoding uncharacterized protein LOC103861270; amino-acid sequence: MEGGEEFQEEDVWSVLREKETQGPQMRISKSSNLFSAASSSSARYIPKGKEVSGEKQSSAPMNVPDWSKIYGNTKKSTRSNHLHSWATHDEDDDEDSMVPPHELVAKRLARTQISSFSMCEGIGRTLKGRDLSKTRNAVLTKTGFLESNVTSTSSPP
- the LOC103861273 gene encoding autophagy-related protein 8a: MAMAKSSFKLSHPLEARMGEATRIREKYPDRVPVIVEKAGQSDVPDIDKKKYLVPADLTVGQFVYVVRKRIKLGAEKAIFVFVKNTLPPTAALMSAIYEEHKDEDGFLYMTYSGENTFGSLIAH
- the LOC103861274 gene encoding 5'-adenylylsulfate reductase 3, chloroplastic, whose amino-acid sequence is MALAINVSSSSSSISTSSFPSSDLKAPQIGSLRLSDRINVSSASLSLSGKRSSVKALNVQSITKESMVPPQAASMVASEIREKVDVIEVEDFEELAKKLETASPLEIMDKALENFGNDIAIAFSGAEDVALIEYAHLTGRPYRVFSLDTGRLNPETYRLFDTVEKHYGIRIEYMFPDAVEVQALVRSKGLFSFYEDGHQECCRIRKVRPLRRALKGLRAWITGQRKDQSPGTRSEIPVVQVDPVFEGLDGGAGSLVKWNPVANVEGNDVWSFLRTMDVPVNTLHAAGYVSIGCEPCTRAVLPGQHEREGRWWWEDAKAKECGLHKGNIKESSNGNNAAVNGNGTTSTVDDIFKSENVVSLSRQGIENLMKLENRKEAWIVVLYAPWCPFCQAMEASFDELADKLRGGDGVKVAKFRADGDQKEFAKSELQLGSFPTILVFPKNSSRPIKYPSEKRDVDSLTSFLNLVR